In one Diceros bicornis minor isolate mBicDic1 chromosome 2, mDicBic1.mat.cur, whole genome shotgun sequence genomic region, the following are encoded:
- the GNL3 gene encoding guanine nucleotide-binding protein-like 3 isoform X1, which yields MKRPKLKKASKRMTCHKRYKIQRKIREHHRKLRKEAKKRGHKKRRKDPGVPNSAPFKEALLREAEIRKQRLEELKQQQKLDRQKEQEKKRKLGTNPGVEPSNLELVKEELGQCKAKNKAKSGKQNPKKLYCQELKKVIETSNVVLEVLDARDPLGCRCPQVEEAIVQGGQKKLVLVLNKSDLVPKENLENWLNYLKKELPTVVFRASTNLKAKEKIIKVRKKAAPFKSEACVGKEGLWKLLEGFQETWGKAIRVGVIGFPNVGKSSIINSLKQDQICNVGVSMGLTRSMQVVPLDKQITIIDSPGFIVSPLNSATALALRSPASIEVIKPVEAASAILSQADARQVVLKFTVPDFKNSLEFFTSLAQRRGLHQKGGSPNVEGAAKLLWSEWTGASLAYYCHPPTSWTPSSHFNEGIMTDMKWGFNLEELEKNNAHTIQAIKGPRLASSILFWSSGLTNGIIEEKDIPEELPKQKKRKQEEGEDCRDIDSNQENADEETDEKSSDMSPAEEAWEVLPEEFQADEQSAQSYVLDKITEEEDDAYDFSTDYV from the exons ATGAAGCGGCCGA AGTTAAAGAAAGCAAGTAAACGCATGACCTGTCATAAGCGGTATAAAATCCAAAGAAAG aTTCGAGAGCACCATCGAAAATTGAGGAAGGAGGCTAAAAAACGGGGTCACAAGAAGCGTAGGAAAGACCCGGGCGTTCCAAATAGTGCTCCCTTTAAGGAGGCTCTTCTTCGGGAAGCTGAGATAAGGAAACAGCGG CTTGAAGAACTGAAACAGCAGCAGAAACTtgacaggcagaaggaacaggaaaagaaaagaaaacttggaaCTAACCCTGGTGTTGAGCCATCTAACTTGGAACTTGTGAAGGAG GAACTTGGGCAATGCAAAGCTAAGAACAAAGCCAAGTCAGGCAAACAGAATCCGAAGAAGTTGTATTGTCAGGAACTTAAAAAG GTGATTGAAACCTCAAATGTTGTGCTGGAGGTGTTGGATGCCAGAGATCCTCTTGGTTGCAGGTGTCCTCAGGTAGAAGAGGCCATTGTCCAGGGGGGACAGAAGAAGCTGGTACTTGTGTTAAATAAGTCAG ATTTGGTACCAAAAGAAAATTTGGAGAACTGGCTAAATTATTTGAAGAAGGAATTGCCAACAGTGGTGTTCAGAGCCTCAACAAATCTGAAGGCCAAAGAGAAGATAATCAAG GTAAGAAAGAAAGCTGCTCCATTCAAAAGTGAAGCCTGTGTTGGGAAAGAAGGCCTTTGGAAACTTCTTGAAGGTTTTCAGGAGACTTGGGGCAAAGCCATTCGGGTTGGAGTAATTG GTTTCCCAAATGTGGGGAAAAGCAGCATCATCAATAGCTTAAAACAAGACCAGATATGTAATGTTGGTGTATCCATGGGGCTTACAAG GAGCATGCAGGTTGTCCCCTTGGATAAACAAATCACAATCATAGATAGTCCAGGTTTCATTGTGTCTCCACTTAACTCTGCCACTGCACTTGCTCTGAGAAGTCCAGCAAGTATCGAAGTAATAAAACCAGTGGAGGCTGCCAGTGCCATCCTGTCCCAGGCTGATGCTCGACAG GTAGTACTGAAATTTACTGTCCCAGACTTTAAGAATTCTCTGGAATTTTTTACTTCACTTGCTCAGAGAAGAGGACTGCACCAAAAAGGTGGAAGCCCAAATGTAGAAGGTGCTGCTAAACTGCTGTGGTCTGAGTGGACAGG TGCCTCCTTAGCTTATTATTGCCATCCCCCTACATCCTGGACTCCTTCTTCACATTTTAATGAGGGCATTATGACGGACATGAAATGGGGCTTTAACCTGGAAGAACTGGAAAAGAACAATGCACACACCATACAAG CCATCAAGGGCCCCCGTTTAGCCAGTAGCATCCTTTTCTGGTCTTCGGGTCTGACAAATGGAATAATAGAGGAAAAGGACATACCTGAAGAATtgccaaaacagaaaaaaagaaagcaggaggagggggaggactgCAGAGACATTGACAGCAACCAGGAAAAcgctgatgaagaaactgat GAAAAGAGCTCAGACATGTCCCCTGCAGAAGAGGCCTGGGAGGTACTGCCTGAGGAGTTTCAAGCAG ATGAACAATCTGCACAATCTTATGTCTTGGATAAAATAACTGAAGAGGAAGATGATGCTTATGACTTCAGTACAGACTATGTATAA
- the GNL3 gene encoding guanine nucleotide-binding protein-like 3 isoform X2 — MTCHKRYKIQRKIREHHRKLRKEAKKRGHKKRRKDPGVPNSAPFKEALLREAEIRKQRLEELKQQQKLDRQKEQEKKRKLGTNPGVEPSNLELVKEELGQCKAKNKAKSGKQNPKKLYCQELKKVIETSNVVLEVLDARDPLGCRCPQVEEAIVQGGQKKLVLVLNKSDLVPKENLENWLNYLKKELPTVVFRASTNLKAKEKIIKVRKKAAPFKSEACVGKEGLWKLLEGFQETWGKAIRVGVIGFPNVGKSSIINSLKQDQICNVGVSMGLTRSMQVVPLDKQITIIDSPGFIVSPLNSATALALRSPASIEVIKPVEAASAILSQADARQVVLKFTVPDFKNSLEFFTSLAQRRGLHQKGGSPNVEGAAKLLWSEWTGASLAYYCHPPTSWTPSSHFNEGIMTDMKWGFNLEELEKNNAHTIQAIKGPRLASSILFWSSGLTNGIIEEKDIPEELPKQKKRKQEEGEDCRDIDSNQENADEETDEKSSDMSPAEEAWEVLPEEFQADEQSAQSYVLDKITEEEDDAYDFSTDYV; from the exons ATGACCTGTCATAAGCGGTATAAAATCCAAAGAAAG aTTCGAGAGCACCATCGAAAATTGAGGAAGGAGGCTAAAAAACGGGGTCACAAGAAGCGTAGGAAAGACCCGGGCGTTCCAAATAGTGCTCCCTTTAAGGAGGCTCTTCTTCGGGAAGCTGAGATAAGGAAACAGCGG CTTGAAGAACTGAAACAGCAGCAGAAACTtgacaggcagaaggaacaggaaaagaaaagaaaacttggaaCTAACCCTGGTGTTGAGCCATCTAACTTGGAACTTGTGAAGGAG GAACTTGGGCAATGCAAAGCTAAGAACAAAGCCAAGTCAGGCAAACAGAATCCGAAGAAGTTGTATTGTCAGGAACTTAAAAAG GTGATTGAAACCTCAAATGTTGTGCTGGAGGTGTTGGATGCCAGAGATCCTCTTGGTTGCAGGTGTCCTCAGGTAGAAGAGGCCATTGTCCAGGGGGGACAGAAGAAGCTGGTACTTGTGTTAAATAAGTCAG ATTTGGTACCAAAAGAAAATTTGGAGAACTGGCTAAATTATTTGAAGAAGGAATTGCCAACAGTGGTGTTCAGAGCCTCAACAAATCTGAAGGCCAAAGAGAAGATAATCAAG GTAAGAAAGAAAGCTGCTCCATTCAAAAGTGAAGCCTGTGTTGGGAAAGAAGGCCTTTGGAAACTTCTTGAAGGTTTTCAGGAGACTTGGGGCAAAGCCATTCGGGTTGGAGTAATTG GTTTCCCAAATGTGGGGAAAAGCAGCATCATCAATAGCTTAAAACAAGACCAGATATGTAATGTTGGTGTATCCATGGGGCTTACAAG GAGCATGCAGGTTGTCCCCTTGGATAAACAAATCACAATCATAGATAGTCCAGGTTTCATTGTGTCTCCACTTAACTCTGCCACTGCACTTGCTCTGAGAAGTCCAGCAAGTATCGAAGTAATAAAACCAGTGGAGGCTGCCAGTGCCATCCTGTCCCAGGCTGATGCTCGACAG GTAGTACTGAAATTTACTGTCCCAGACTTTAAGAATTCTCTGGAATTTTTTACTTCACTTGCTCAGAGAAGAGGACTGCACCAAAAAGGTGGAAGCCCAAATGTAGAAGGTGCTGCTAAACTGCTGTGGTCTGAGTGGACAGG TGCCTCCTTAGCTTATTATTGCCATCCCCCTACATCCTGGACTCCTTCTTCACATTTTAATGAGGGCATTATGACGGACATGAAATGGGGCTTTAACCTGGAAGAACTGGAAAAGAACAATGCACACACCATACAAG CCATCAAGGGCCCCCGTTTAGCCAGTAGCATCCTTTTCTGGTCTTCGGGTCTGACAAATGGAATAATAGAGGAAAAGGACATACCTGAAGAATtgccaaaacagaaaaaaagaaagcaggaggagggggaggactgCAGAGACATTGACAGCAACCAGGAAAAcgctgatgaagaaactgat GAAAAGAGCTCAGACATGTCCCCTGCAGAAGAGGCCTGGGAGGTACTGCCTGAGGAGTTTCAAGCAG ATGAACAATCTGCACAATCTTATGTCTTGGATAAAATAACTGAAGAGGAAGATGATGCTTATGACTTCAGTACAGACTATGTATAA